DNA from Elaeis guineensis isolate ETL-2024a chromosome 2, EG11, whole genome shotgun sequence:
TGAAATAAGAAATGCCATTGGCGTGGTATACCGGTGCGAGGGGGGACTCACACAAGTGAGCTGGTCCACGCTTAGATTGGCAACTTTCCGGAGGAAATACCCAGTGTTACAGCGAGGATGCTTAAAATGGAAGCCACCCCACCAATCGCATGACCCCTATTCAACGCCCAAAAAAGAGGAAAAGCTGCCAAGTCTCCTACGCCTCACTCCAACCTCTAACATCGAGTAGAAAGAAGGTAGCGCCGACATGTCAGTGAGGGTTCCCAAATGGGTGCATCCGGAACCGGGTGCGTTTGGCGTGCCTGCACATACTTCTACCCTTCCTTGTTGCTGATATAAAAAGTGGCACATCTCCTCCAGACAATATTTGAAGCCAGGTAAATTGTTGGCTTGTTTTGTATCCCAGCATTAGCACACCATTGTAGCAGTTTCCATCCTTCATTTCACTGATAAAAGAAaaggtgctctctctctctctctctctcacacacacacacacacaagtttggattttttttaccAGTTTTGATTGTTGGGTTTTTTGCAGTCTTGAGCTTTTTCATCTGATGGATGGGAATATGGGCCATCCAAGCTATAGGTTTATTTTGTTGTTGCGTTTTATTATCTTTCTGGTATATAGATCCTAATTCCTAACAAAAGATTGATTTGAGGAATGCTATGACATAGGAGATCCTAAAAAATGGTACTGTAATTAGGATATTACCAGGAATATATTCGAGAAGCATGATGTATCCATTGATGTGGATATGTGTTTATTGGGAAGCCATCATGATGTACAAACATCGTTTTTTCCCCCTTCTCCAACTACCTGTAGTACCCAAGGTGAAGGGTCAATTTTGCTGTGACATGGACCATCCGATAATTGACAGCTTCGACCAGTGATAAGCCCTAAATGTCACCGTATTTCAATCTTTAAAAAGATTCTCTTGTCTGCGATTTCGATGGTTTCAAGTCGTTGTTTGATCCCAACGTTTGATCTGCCGTGTGAGCCACAATATCTTTTTTCTTACAAAAAAACAGATTGAAAAAAAGGGTTCCGTCATTTGATAggaatttttgtttttttttttttcttttgtttttttatgCATGTACTAGGACACGCACAGCTGTATGcatcaaaaaattattatccAATGAAATAGTGAAATAGTTATTCAGACAAGCTTACGAATTTATCCAAGCAATTCAGGACTGTCCATGTCTGTACATAAGACATTTACCTTTTCACATAAGACTTTCCCCTTTTCACGTAAGACGGACTCATTGATCCTGGTGGATTTTTTACATTTTCTTTTACCAAGTTTTATTCAACAGTTCTACGATTCCATCCATCAAGTTTTAGAAAGGAACGAGAGCTTTCACCAACAGGAAAACTACTACATGCAACATCATCTCAAAAATTACCAACTCTCTCTCCActgttttttttttatctatatgCTAGTGAAATCAAGGGGTGGATCCCAGATCCTCCTATTCCTTCAAAACTAAAATTTGGGTAGCCAGGCCCTATTTTTACGGTttcaactaataaaatattaatttttttgaatgatgTGCTGATTTATTATTAGATAGTCTCGGATACATATGGTAGAACCattctaattaataatttttttcaaccaTATGGTAGGCTTGTCCTAACCAATAATTTTTCCACATTCTGAGATGCAATTGGATCTCTGGAAAGAAAGAGCGAACTCTGCTTTTTCAcatagataaatatatattattatacccGTTTACTCGGTATATGATCCATGCTCTGGACTGGCAGAACAAACTGAGAACACCGTAAATGGTCTCTGAATGTTTCAGAGCATGGGGTCTAGGAACGAGGCACCGAGTTGGGCAGATCAGTGGGGCAACAGTGGGAGCATGTATGACGATGGCGACGATGAGACCAAGGGCAGGGGCAGTGGGAAGAAGATGGGCAACGTGAAGGCAGTGGCTTCAGCAAGCCTGGACAAGGCCAAGGCTGCCGCGACTGTGGGAGCGCAGAAGGTCAAGAGCGGGACCAGCATGGGCATCAAGTGGGTCAAGACGCAGTGCCAGAAGAGGACCACCAAGTGACTGAATGATCTCTGCGTGAAGCTCTCAATGGCCAGCATGTCGTCCCAGTTTGTTATCCCTTGACGCTTTGACATTTTTCATTCCATTAGAATTTGATGCTGATTTCTGAAATGGAGGCTTTCATGGTGCTCTTttgccatatattttgattaaggttggttttgaaattaaaaaaagaagCATCCTCATGTGCACAAATTCCCCCACACCTTGGTTGGGAGtttggaggagaaaagaaaagacaaaaaatattagcaaggagaggaaaaaagaaaagaaaaaaaagaaagtacattttttttcttcttggttgGGAAtttaaaggaagaaaagaaaataatttttttctttcttgattgcgagtaaaaaataaaagaaaaagaaagaaatcccTCTATCTCCCTCAAGGGCTCTCCTTTCCCACATATCTTCAAAAAAGAgaagtgaaaataaaaaaaaaaaatctaagtgaGAAAAGGTCataccttttaattttttcaatcttttcttgtgttttcgttgatttttgctaactttttattgattttttctgTTCACACAAGTCTTAATTGGATGGGAGGCTTCAAGCGACTTCCTCTTTTTTCGTTTGTAGGAGTCTCAATTAGATGGAATGCTTGAAATAAGCTTTAGGAcagaaatataatattaattttgtgGGTTTTACTATGATACTCTTTTATAGTAGCTTATTATAAAGGGCATTCTAGGTATTAcatattatcattttttatatattttattattttttaaaaaaataatttttttttgcctttcttcttcctcttcttggctTCACCATGTCCAATCCTCCCCCACCCTCGCTAGTGCCACCCATAGCTCCTCCACACCCTCCAACTCTCCATGCCTCCTTCGTGCCACCACCCAGCCCTCTGCACTTTCTCTATGCCACCACCTAGTCCCCCGCTCCTCTGCGCACCACAACCCCCCATGGCTTGTGCTTCCTTCGACCCACCAACCCCCCAACCCTCTTGGTGGCCTTCGCTTCCTCCACTTCTGATCCCTAGCCCACCTTCGATGTCGGTGCATCTGCGCCCCCCCCCATCCAGCATTGGCGGCTCCTCTACGCCCCCCACCTCTGGTGCCCGCAACTGCTCTGTGCCCGCCCCCACAATGGCTTTTTCATGCCATCACAACACCTCCACCCTCACAGTGGCCCGCGGCTTCTTTGTGCAACCCCCCTCCGATGCCCGATGCCTAGTGCACGCCCGCAATCCCCACCTCGTGGCTGCTTTGTGCTTGCCCCCATCGTAGCTTCTTCACACCACCACAACACCCTCATCCCCCTATCCCACCCCTTCGGCGGCCCGTGGCTTCTCCCTAGCCCCACCCCGACTGCAACTTCTCTGAGCCACCTCCACCTTCGGTGGTCCACAaagatgattttaaaaaaaaaataatttaatcgaTATAAAATTactttgatttttaaaatatttattacatCAGCCATGCACCTAGGCACTTCAACTAGTTGAAATCCACATGATCCATATTTAATCCGACAGTCCAAATTTGATAAACAATAAAAAGGCAAAAATATCCTTTGGAATACTGTAACAAAATCCTAATTTTATTCTTCATTATTAAAGGGGTAAGATGGgacttataaaaatttattaaacctCCAATTCTCTTCTCTCCAAATCCGCTcgatttggagaaaaaaaaaattataaatttgagagGGTTGAATTT
Protein-coding regions in this window:
- the LOC109506188 gene encoding uncharacterized protein, which codes for MGSRNEAPSWADQWGNSGSMYDDGDDETKGRGSGKKMGNVKAVASASLDKAKAAATVGAQKVKSGTSMGIKWVKTQCQKRTTK